A single genomic interval of Chlamydiales bacterium STE3 harbors:
- a CDS encoding Uncharacterized protein (Product derived from UniProtKB/Trembl:F8L1W2), producing the protein MTISFVSIQENSVSEWEVVKKTFSNASKDFSTTKITLNHSCENQKTAEIAAKNIAKGNCLPYVPNNLNVITVAKLIGGYFSIELTSSGKVIFLGQYWETMQAALPEAQEVAQIKQLPFLTPKI; encoded by the coding sequence ATGACGATTTCCTTTGTTTCGATACAGGAAAATAGTGTTTCAGAGTGGGAAGTGGTGAAAAAAACATTTTCTAATGCATCAAAAGACTTTTCAACCACTAAGATTACTCTTAACCATTCTTGTGAAAATCAAAAAACGGCTGAAATTGCTGCAAAAAACATTGCCAAGGGAAATTGCCTTCCCTATGTCCCTAACAATTTAAACGTTATTACAGTAGCCAAACTAATTGGCGGCTATTTTTCTATTGAGTTAACCTCCAGTGGCAAAGTCATTTTTCTTGGACAATATTGGGAAACCATGCAAGCTGCACTTCCAGAAGCCCAAGAGGTGGCTCAAATAAAACAGCTTCCTTTCTTAACGCCAAAAATATAA
- a CDS encoding Uncharacterized protein (Product derived from UniProtKB/Trembl:F8KZY5), translating to MELNLALCNFHQPINSIKLSMNTNLSISKTLPRDLTAGIVVFLVALPLCLGIALASNAPLFSGILAGIVGGLVVGTLSGSQTSVSGPAAGLTAVVAAQIGYLGTFEAFLVAVVLAGILQILFSIGRLGFIAAFFPSSVIKGLLAAIGVILILKQIPHLIGHDIDPIGNKSFFQADHKNTFSELIEAWFDIHPGPALVGILSLVLLITWDRIKALKKSPIPAPLIVIVLGVIVSLILRQIGGYWAIESSHLVQVPVADSLYHFFGFLTFPDFKIISNPSVFMAAVTIAVVASLETLLNIEAVDKIDPQQRNSPPNRELFAQGVGNVVAGLIGGLPMTSVIVRSSVNLNAGVQTKLSAVWHGVLLLGSVMLVPTWLNEIPLSALAAILFMTGLKLVSPKLMAQMWKEGKNQFLPFAITIIAIVFTDLLIGVLIGLAVSIGFILHSNVRRPLKKIIEKHSTGDEVLHIELPNQVGFFNKASLDETLRSIPRGGHVLIDANNTDYIDPDILDLIADFQNNTASAHGVFVSLVGFKDKYPRLEDRIQYVDFTSREIQSTLTPERALEILQEGNARFRNGTRLTRYLGRQLDAASAGQFPMAVVLNCIDSRTPTELIFDLGLGDIFSVRIAGNTISNKVLGSIEYGCAVAGAKLILVMGHTSCGAVNAAIDLICNHKNAHEATGCVNLQSLIEEIQQSVDLDACKKLNSWGTEQKKAFADDVSYRNVLRTMKMIRKRSSTLDELLKQGKIAIVGAMYDIATAEVSFFQAPSDGSENTQ from the coding sequence ATTGAACTTAATCTTGCTCTATGTAACTTCCATCAACCAATAAATTCTATAAAGCTGAGTATGAACACAAATCTTTCTATTTCTAAGACGCTCCCCCGAGATTTAACTGCAGGGATCGTTGTTTTTCTTGTTGCTCTTCCTTTATGTTTGGGGATAGCGCTTGCTTCCAATGCTCCTCTTTTTTCAGGTATTTTGGCCGGAATTGTCGGTGGGCTCGTCGTAGGAACATTAAGTGGATCACAAACGAGTGTCAGTGGACCTGCCGCAGGATTAACAGCTGTAGTAGCAGCTCAAATTGGCTACTTAGGGACTTTTGAAGCTTTTCTTGTAGCTGTTGTATTAGCTGGAATTTTGCAGATCCTTTTTAGTATTGGACGTTTAGGGTTCATCGCTGCTTTCTTCCCTTCGAGTGTGATCAAAGGACTTCTAGCGGCAATTGGAGTAATTTTAATTTTAAAACAAATCCCCCACCTCATCGGCCATGATATAGATCCTATTGGTAATAAATCCTTCTTTCAAGCCGATCATAAAAATACTTTTTCGGAATTGATTGAAGCATGGTTTGACATCCATCCCGGACCTGCTTTAGTGGGGATCTTGTCTCTTGTTTTGCTCATCACATGGGATCGCATTAAAGCCTTAAAAAAATCTCCGATTCCAGCTCCACTCATTGTGATTGTACTAGGTGTGATTGTCAGCCTCATTTTGCGACAAATCGGCGGGTACTGGGCTATTGAATCATCCCATCTTGTCCAAGTTCCTGTAGCAGACTCTCTTTATCATTTCTTCGGTTTTTTAACTTTTCCTGATTTTAAAATCATCAGCAATCCTTCTGTTTTTATGGCAGCGGTAACAATCGCAGTGGTTGCCTCTCTGGAAACACTTCTCAATATCGAGGCCGTAGATAAGATTGATCCGCAACAACGCAATAGCCCGCCGAATAGAGAGCTATTTGCACAAGGTGTCGGCAACGTTGTAGCAGGACTTATCGGCGGATTACCGATGACGAGCGTCATTGTCAGAAGCTCTGTAAATTTAAATGCAGGAGTGCAAACCAAGCTTAGTGCCGTTTGGCATGGAGTTCTTCTTCTTGGCAGCGTGATGCTTGTTCCGACATGGTTAAATGAGATTCCCCTTTCTGCGCTTGCTGCTATTCTTTTTATGACGGGTTTAAAGCTAGTTAGCCCGAAATTGATGGCTCAAATGTGGAAAGAAGGCAAGAACCAATTCCTCCCCTTTGCCATCACAATTATTGCCATTGTCTTTACCGATCTTTTAATAGGGGTTCTCATTGGCCTAGCTGTCTCGATTGGTTTTATTTTACATAGCAATGTCCGTCGCCCCCTAAAAAAGATCATAGAAAAGCATAGCACTGGGGATGAAGTTCTCCATATTGAATTGCCCAATCAAGTAGGCTTCTTTAATAAGGCTTCTTTAGATGAGACATTAAGAAGCATTCCTCGTGGAGGCCATGTATTAATCGATGCGAATAATACTGACTACATTGACCCCGACATTCTAGATCTAATTGCTGACTTTCAAAACAATACAGCAAGTGCGCACGGCGTCTTTGTTAGCCTTGTAGGATTTAAAGACAAGTATCCTCGACTAGAAGATCGCATCCAGTATGTGGATTTTACCAGCCGTGAGATTCAGAGTACACTGACGCCAGAGCGTGCTCTTGAAATTCTTCAAGAGGGCAATGCTCGATTTAGAAATGGCACTCGCCTTACCCGCTATCTAGGACGCCAGTTAGATGCCGCCTCTGCTGGGCAGTTTCCCATGGCGGTTGTCCTTAATTGCATCGATTCGAGGACACCTACGGAACTTATTTTCGATCTTGGCTTAGGTGATATTTTCAGTGTTCGCATCGCTGGCAATACTATTAGCAATAAAGTCTTGGGCAGTATCGAATATGGCTGCGCCGTGGCAGGAGCTAAACTCATTTTAGTCATGGGTCACACATCTTGCGGTGCCGTCAATGCTGCGATTGATCTGATCTGTAATCATAAAAATGCGCATGAAGCAACAGGTTGTGTCAATTTACAATCCTTAATTGAAGAAATTCAACAGTCTGTGGATCTTGATGCCTGCAAGAAATTGAATTCATGGGGCACGGAGCAGAAAAAAGCTTTCGCAGATGATGTTTCTTACCGAAATGTCCTTAGAACGATGAAAATGATCCGCAAACGCAGCTCTACACTCGATGAGCTCTTAAAACAAGGTAAAATCGCGATTGTAGGAGCCATGTATGACATTGCGACCGCTGAAGTCTCCTTCTTTCAGGCCCCTTCAGACGGCTCAGAAAACACACAATAA